A window from Populus trichocarpa isolate Nisqually-1 chromosome 3, P.trichocarpa_v4.1, whole genome shotgun sequence encodes these proteins:
- the LOC7480747 gene encoding ubiquitin-like domain-containing CTD phosphatase, whose product MAASASASLTSSATEEEITLTVKWSGKEYTVQVCGDDSVAGLKRRLCELTNVLPKRQKLLYPKIGNKLSDDSAFLSQLPLKPSLKMTMIGTVEDDIIVNQMDSPEIVDDFELGQDEAVDIEDDEVNKQKLRRRIDQYEIELKNPCRPGKKLLVLDIDYTLFDHRSTAETPLELMRPYLHEFLTAVYAEYDIMIWSATSMKWVELKMGQLGVLDNPNYKITALLDHSAMITVQSDSCGIFECKPLGLIWAKFPEFYSSKNTIMFDDLRRNFMMNLQNGLVIKPFRKAHANRDNDQELVKLTHYLLAIADLDDLSVLDHKMWEFFADELSDVPE is encoded by the exons atggctgcttctgcttctgcttcacTAACCTCGTCGGCGACAGAAGAAGAGATAACGCTGACAGTTAAATGGAGCGGAAAGGAGTACACTGTCCAAGTCTGCGGCGACGACTCGGTAGCCGGGTTGAAGCGCCGTCTCTGCGAACTCACCAACGTTTTGCCCAAGAGGCAAAAGCTTCTTTACCCCAAAATTGGTAACAAACTCTCTGATGACTCCgcttttctctctcaattaCCCCTCAAACCCTCTCTCAAGATGACCATGATCGG AACTGTTGAAGATGATATAATAGTGAATCAAATGGACTCTCCAGAgattgttgatgattttgaacTTGGGCAAGATGAAGCGGTTGacattgaagatgatgaagtcAATAAGCAGAAACTGAGGAGGCGTATTGATCAATACGAG ATTGAACTTAAAAATCCATGTCGTCCAGGGAAGAAACTGCTTGTTCTGGACATTGACTATACGCTGTTTGATCACCGATCCACAGCAGAGACTCCACTTGAACTCATGCGACCAT ATCTTCATGAGTTTCTCACTGCCGTTTATGCAGAATATGACATAATGATATGGTCCGCAACCAG CATGAAGTGGGTTGAATTGAAGATGGGACAGTTGGGGGTCCTCGACAATCCTAACTACAAAATCACAGCTCTTTTAGACCATTCGGCAATGATTACAGTTCAGTCAGACTCTTGTGGGATCTTTGAATGCAAGCCACTTGGGTTGATTTGGGCTAAATTCCCAGAG TTTTACAGTTCAAAAAACACTATAATGTTTGATGATCTGCGAAGAAATTTCATGATGAACCTGCAAAATGGTTTGGTAATCAAGCCATTCCGAAAGGCTCATGCAAACCGAGATAATGATCAGGAGCTAGTGAAGCTCACACATTACTTGCTCGCCATTGCAGATCTCGATGACTTGAGTGTCCTGGATCATAAAATGTGGGAGTTCTTTGCTGACGAACTGAGTGATGTACCTGAGTGA